In Treponema vincentii, a single window of DNA contains:
- a CDS encoding nucleoside-triphosphatase yields MSILPHKNKPSNDPDNFDAGRPIVSELGKRIFFVTGERGCGKSTFLAALIQKFNLQPSGFITKREAPPECAVYMHQVVTGTARYRYTTGNKVGICPQQKPVGFAPVFDTFGVMCLKQAKEVILSSIGGEHSDADCDAASLSPTLPVILMDELGFMEAEADFFFRTVCDLLSDSRYYIIGVVKPRGTRFLSVLEHKPEAVVFHLTVQNRAELYERLGRAQSFASFLDTAEIGVPNDNK; encoded by the coding sequence TTGAGCATATTGCCGCACAAGAATAAACCTTCCAATGATCCTGACAATTTCGACGCCGGTAGGCCGATCGTTTCGGAACTTGGAAAACGGATATTCTTTGTTACCGGCGAACGGGGCTGCGGAAAATCTACGTTTCTTGCAGCCCTTATACAAAAGTTCAACCTGCAGCCATCAGGCTTTATTACAAAAAGAGAAGCGCCGCCGGAGTGTGCAGTGTATATGCATCAGGTTGTCACCGGTACCGCAAGATACCGGTATACAACCGGCAACAAAGTCGGAATATGTCCCCAGCAAAAACCGGTCGGTTTTGCCCCGGTATTTGATACATTCGGGGTTATGTGTTTGAAGCAAGCGAAGGAGGTAATACTTTCTTCGATTGGCGGCGAACATTCCGACGCCGATTGCGATGCAGCGTCACTGTCCCCTACCCTGCCGGTAATCTTAATGGATGAACTCGGCTTTATGGAAGCGGAGGCGGATTTCTTTTTCCGCACCGTATGCGATCTGCTTTCCGACTCCCGCTATTATATCATCGGCGTCGTAAAGCCGCGGGGAACTCGCTTTCTGTCCGTCTTGGAACATAAGCCGGAAGCCGTAGTATTCCATTTGACGGTACAAAATAGAGCAGAACTGTATGAACGGCTTGGGCGAGCGCAAAGTTTTGCATCATTTTTAGATACTGCGGAAATCGGAGTTCCAAACGATAACAAATGA
- a CDS encoding NTP transferase domain-containing protein, producing MMPSNMQTISTVSENNNTGSPIKLPTAILLAGGLSTRMGCCKQLLPLCGKPLIGYVIETLLEAGITHLVITVNAETQQPITKMIAQLTQIKSTQKPPVHNGCQKSLDAGNATRQSFHCDIAFNPDPARGQGHSAALAVQAACRGYAEALAVNTAAPLHHPSGFLFCTADQPFLQADSIRDLCTVFQNNPNHIVSAAFNGKHCSPVIFPAALAGELSRLDGSIGGRTVMNAHPDLILPSPLRSEMEAFDIDTPEDFKRAEEYVHQHTQGNCSEI from the coding sequence ATGATGCCGAGTAATATGCAAACAATCTCGACAGTGTCCGAAAACAACAATACCGGCAGCCCCATCAAACTCCCCACTGCAATTCTCCTTGCAGGAGGACTGTCAACCCGCATGGGCTGCTGTAAACAGCTGCTCCCGCTTTGCGGAAAACCCTTAATCGGATACGTCATTGAAACATTACTTGAAGCAGGTATTACCCATCTGGTGATCACGGTAAATGCCGAAACACAGCAGCCCATAACAAAAATGATAGCGCAGCTGACACAAATCAAATCTACGCAAAAACCACCTGTGCACAACGGATGCCAAAAGAGCCTTGACGCCGGCAACGCAACCCGCCAATCATTCCACTGTGATATTGCCTTTAATCCGGATCCGGCGCGGGGACAGGGACATTCGGCGGCTCTTGCAGTACAAGCTGCGTGCCGCGGCTATGCGGAAGCTCTTGCAGTAAACACAGCCGCTCCCCTTCATCACCCAAGCGGCTTTTTATTCTGCACCGCCGATCAGCCTTTTTTGCAAGCCGACAGTATCCGCGACCTCTGCACCGTCTTTCAAAATAATCCCAACCACATTGTTTCTGCGGCCTTTAACGGCAAGCACTGTTCTCCGGTTATCTTTCCGGCGGCACTAGCCGGTGAGCTCAGCCGCTTGGACGGAAGTATCGGTGGCAGAACCGTGATGAACGCTCACCCTGATCTGATTCTACCCTCCCCGCTCCGCTCCGAAATGGAAGCCTTCGACATCGATACGCCTGAAGACTTTAAACGGGCGGAAGAGTATGTGCATCAGCACACACAGGGCAACTGCAGCGAAATATAG